Within the Drosophila melanogaster chromosome 3R genome, the region TGCTTCAAAAGGCTTTTCCAGAGTTTTGTGAGATTTATGGTCATATTCAATAGACGTACCAACATGACAACGTGCCCATCCATACGGCTCGGATTATAAAACAGTGGATCACAGACCAAAACGTTAAATTGCTCGAATGGCGGCCGCCTTACTCCCCTGACAATAACATTATTGAAAACATTTAAGGACTTTTGTCCAGCAGAGTGTACGAAGGAGGAAGACAATTTAGTGACACTGAGACCGTAGTTGAAGCAATTCAAAAAGCCTGGGCAACAATTTcactaaatgaaattaaaaaatattatgatcCCTTACCAAACCGTATGTTTGAAGTAATTAAGAACAAGGGTGGCCATACCAAATACTAAATAATGCTAAAACAGTgccttttattatttaaactatCCAGTGCCTTGGAATTTTGgtttatacaaataaatgtataCTTTATTAAATActattaaactttattaaactttttttgtgtttttgaaaaaataaaaatgatataaaaacaaatttaagagATCAGAAACTTTGCTATTTAACAAATGAGTGATCTattcatacatacaaatttatttcgctTAAATCGGATTGCATATAACTAAGTTACAACGTTTCAATCCTAAACAAATAGTCAAACCTATTCAGTTGAGCGTCACTGTATGTGTATGAACGCTAAGATAATGTACGTATACTTAAATTCTTACTACGCACAAACTAGAGACGCCTATGTAAAGCAATTTTGTTTCAGAAGTACTCCACGCCGACAAAACTCTATAAACTGTCACGCgcataattttaataaatttgttgatttttttcattttaatatttgtccTAAAAATTGCTCCCACCACCTGAGTAACCCTTGGCTTAcctttaaatgtatttaaaaactttcaattttgttttcataGATGGCTGGAGGTACTGCGCAGCACAACCCAAACCCAGGACTTCAAGAACGTACACAGCCATGCTGTGTTGGGCAACTAAAAGAACTCAGTGTTTCCAGGATAGACGCGTTGGTCCCACATATTTGTGCAATTCCATAATGGAGGCACTCAAAAATCAAACGCATAGCCACGCCTTTTAGTATTCTATTTTTACACACCGTATACAACACAACcaatatttccattttatgtATGTTTACTTTATCTCCAACATTACTTTCTTGATGTTTTCTATGTCCTATTATGGCCGGTTTATAGTGAATTTGTATATAATGACTTTGTCGGTGTGTTCGTCTTTGTTTCTttgggaaatattttatattttcctgCAAGTGTACCAATTAGCTGGCTTTAAGTGTTTTAGATTTCCAAAGCAGTCCTATCcattttttttgagttttattGTGGaagaaatgtataaaataaacttgattccaaaatcaaataaaaatattataaaaggcatgtgtaattgaaattgtattttctaacataaattataaaatttataatcaTAAGCTTAAGTCAttacatttaataaatatcaaaaattaatacacAAGAAAACAACTAAGTCGTCGGCCTACCATAGTAAGAAATTCGGAAAAAATCAGAAGAAATTTGAAGCCCATTTCATGGATTTTTTCCATCGTTTTCACTAACTTGTGACACGGGCGGTTTCGACCTTCAAACGGTCTAATAACTCTATGTAATATGCTCTATTGATGGTCAATCCATCTTCAAGGTAATCAATGAAAATTATTCCACGCCTATCAATACAAACGCCATAACCTTGACAGCTTACTGTTACGATCTTCGTGTGCAGTCCACTTGGATGACTTGGATGATTGGATATCGGAGTGAAATGGTAAAGCCATGGTCAAGGGCGTCGCCAGGGTAGGGCAGCTGTTATCCTGTTAAATGGTTCATGCCGTGGGTATGAGTTAACCtcagaaatcaatttttgtgttttggcGCTATTATTTTACTATATCGGGATTGATTTTACAAAGTTCTTAAATCTTTTATTGTTGGTATATTCACGTTGCCAAAAAGGTGCCTTTTGCGGATATGGCGCCTTTTTTTCCGCCAAATCTAAATTCATTTCACGGAGTATTGGGTTCTTTTGTTGTCAAAAGTCATTTTccaagtttaaatatttccacGAACATAGCAAAAAACACATGGAAAGCCACTTTCATAAGGCGGCACAAGAAGCTGCTAGATTATTTCTAGAAAATGTGCTTGTGGacgcacaaataaataaataccaaaacGTTATTCAGGAAAATAGAAAGATAATAACATCTATTATTTCCTATATTGTGTTTTGCGGATCCCGAGAAAATCACTACGGTGATGGAATTGTAGAGGACTTATTCAAGCTTAAAATCGACGCTGGAgacaatgttttaaaaaagcATATGGAGCATGGAAAAGGAAATGCAAGCTATCGATCAGttgaaattcaaaatgaaatcatCAGCCTTTGTGGTGAAGTActaagagaaaaaaaaaaaaaacgtttatACAATTAGTATGCCTTCTTACTTTTTAGCGCTGCCTTCAGAATAGCATTTATTATGCGTCTCACGATAAATGCGAAATACTCGGCGATGCTGGAGCCGGTAGTCAACGTGCTTTAATCAACTACTTTGGATGCGGTCAAGGCCTATCAGCACATTAAACGCATAATACAACTGTTAAGAAGCCATCGAGATGATCCTGATAGTATAACGGATGAAGTATTAAGAGATGCAACAGTCGTTGCAGAGACAATTGTGTTGGAGGAGGATATAACATCACTTTCTCGTATATTTGGCAAGCAATGTCACCGAAAAAACCGTCCAGCTGAAAAAAGCTCAGAGTATTGGAGGAggtcattgtttatttcttacTTGGAATCAATTATTAGCTCACTAGATAATCGGTTTTCCGATGAGAATAATgtatcattttttttattctatttACATCcggcaaaaatgcaaataatgtCAGCAGACTCACTTATCAAAAGTAGTTTTACGATTTACCCAGCCTTCAAAATATAAGGAAACAAATGTATCTGAAATGACTGTTCTTGATACGATTCAGCACGCAAATGAATTAAATCCCGATATTCAAAGAGTTCTGAAGATGTTAATCGCTTTACCGTGTAGAACTTGTTCAGTTGAGAGGTCATTTAGCAGCTCAAGACGTATAAGGACTTGGCTGCGAAGAACAATGGTAGAAAGTCGTCTTAATGGACTGGCTTTGATGAGTGTTCGCCAACGACTAATTATGGACGATTTGGATGAATTCAATAACAGAGTTttaaaagaattaaaaaaaaaacccggaAAGTATCGCTTTATTATGCACAGATGTCATATACACCATAAATCTGATAAATTCGAAAATATCTTAACCAAATTATGCCTCATGACATCGGGTTATCCAACGTTCGGGGTAGTCGAGGACAACTTccacatatttttaaaattataattctACTATCTGACAAACCAAAACAGCTTTTTagcaaatcaatagaaatttacaagactaatacaaatgtgaaaaaatatcaatacgttttttaaaagtgtgggcgtggcaattttgtaggcgtggcaacatgggtcaacaaacttgcgctgcgtctttgtctctagaatctgtatgctgaatctcaaccttctagcttttatagttcctgagatctcgacgtttatACGGGCAGACTGATATGGCTGGACTTACTTGAtgatatagtcggaaacgcttcctccATTTTCACTCTACGAGTAATGGGTataaaaacgaattaaaataattgtaaaaatCGAGAATAGTCACAAACTTCGTGTTTTCAACTACCCTAAACGCCTGATTAAAACAGTTATCtttgcatatgtacatatttatttacgaaTGTCGGGACGGCGCGAACGCCATTCCCGGCTAACAAAAATTACACGCACGAGTTATTCACATTAGGAATAATCGCAGAGGTCAACTCAGCCGAGGTACAATGGCCAAGCCTCACTCCGGAGGAACCGCCTTCGTGATCACGGTTAACCTCTACGCCAGGTAAGTATGCTTTGCTTAGCTCGGCATAGGAATTTCCATGAGGGCGCAACTAGAACTAGTTGGGAATTATTGTGGTGGGTATGAACAAAATCCCAACACTGACTTTTCTAGTGTGTTTGACTGCAGTCAGATGTAAAGCAATTTTAACACAAACTAAAATCAATTCGCTGAAGTGAATATGTAACTTGGTCCTGTACTCTGACTTTGAAACCGTGCCTGTTCACCAAATCTTTTATAAAATTAGTTGTTGAGCTTTTACTctgaatatataaatttatttatacacaGTATTATTGAAAATAAGTCCTGTTGTATTATCATAAACTTGGAGAATTATAATTCAATGGAATTTAAGGCgcacaatttataaataacggtttgattttattttgttttcttatttttcggAAGAATTTTAAAATCTGCCCATGCACTCCCACTACCTGCGTGACGGATGATGATGTCGTAATGCTTCTTTTTAATTGGTTGGTACGAATTTAGGAGCACACTATAGTTGACATTTTCTTGGCAGCACTGTCACTTTCCTCCTAATTACAATTGACTTTTGGACAATTGATTTGGAGCAACCATTTTAGCTCCAACTCGACATGTTGTAAGGGGAGTATAAAATAGTTCcgttaaaatttaatttaaacaaggTGTACTCGTGTTACTTTCATTTATTGATATTGGAAATCTTAactttattaataataataatgttaattaCAGTAAGGTAATTTGAAATTCCACATTGTCTGAATCGGTTGCTAATCCTCATTCTTTGATTTACTATTACTGTGAATTGAATTGGGTTACTGTCTCCTCTGCTTTAGTTGGTTCATAGTTAATAAAACAATATGCTGCTATATGGTAATTTTATCATATATATGGTTAACATGATGCTCAGAGCATCCAAcacaaagtgccaaaaagtgGAGGGTTTATAGCAAAAGGTACAGCAATTCGCATTCAACAAAAAACATGAATAAAAGTCGATTGTAAACGCTTAAGAACTAACTAAATCAATTGCCGCAGCCAAGACACAGTGGAACCTAGAGAGTACATAGCGTGGCAAATGGCAGTTAGGAGATGTTTTCATCCCACTTTACACTGAAAAAAGACCCCGCTCAAATCTCTTCTTGGGCCATCATAGCTGACCAAATCAGGGTGTAAACTTGAATGAGGCCAAGGATAAGATCTTAGAGATAGGGTAAAAGTAAAGCGTCGGTCAGCCACCAAAATTATCGGGCAAAATACATAGAGCATTGGTCAATGGAAGCTACCGAGgaatacatgcatatatatttgcTTGCTTGTTCCCAACTTGGAGACTTGTACCATGTCACATACCGTGTGGATTGGTTTACATTGCTAAAAACTAACATTTAATTATCAATTTCTAGTAATTTCAcaatttgtagccaataaacTTATAATTCGATCTAGGTAGCATGTGTATGTTTATGTTGGGGTTTGGTAGATACATATAGTTCACATAAATGACGACACTGGACAATTGTTTACTAGGTTTTCAAGCGGATTCAAAATGTATGTTTCTTGTGTACGTGTTTGCTGAGCCACGAACTActacaaatattaattttcgtTTAGGCATTGGTTGAGTTTAGTTTTACAGGACTGGGTTTGCGCGCATCTAAAATGAAACTATTTGACATTGCAATCGCTTGAAAtggtttttataatttttgttttattattaaacattATTGCCGCTGCTTTTTTAAATTAGAACATTTGAGTTTTTAGCTTATAAGAGTCTTATTTCTGGCTGCCGGCGCAACTAGCGGCTGCATCCATAGAGGACTTCCTAATTTTTTAAGTGAATTGCGTCTGCCTTCGGGATCGGGTGATCGGGCTGGGGACAAGGTGTAACTATTGGCCAAACAAATATAACTCAAAACTGCCCAGTATTTATGGGTTGCGAATTGTGTGCGCAGGGTGTATATATGCTGCTGTGCCGTGCCGTTGGCGGTGTTACAATTTCATAGCATTACAATTATCATAAATATTTctgttattatttaatttaaacttcTTTATGGTATTGCATATTTCTGTTACTGTAGTTTGCTGATGCTTTAAGCTGCGGTCGCCTACTAAACTGCTGCCGCTCGTTTTGTGGCTCCGGCtcctgatgctgctgctgttcctAAAGTGGGCGCATGGCTAATCGATGAAACTCTGCTCAACGCAGGCTTTCACACGCTTCTCGTACTCGCGCCGATTTTCTTTATACAGCTGGGCGGCGGTGGAGTTAGCCGGTGAGTTGGGATTGGGATCGCTCAGCAGTGACTGGAAATCAGAAGCATACACATTAAGCTATAGCTACTGGATCCAGAAGCAGAGTAACTCACCTGTATGGATGTTAATATGGCTGACACATCGTACGTGGGACTCCAGCGGTTCTGCAATATGTCCAAGCATATTCCACCATCTGCGTATACATTGGGATGAAATACTTTCGATACAAATCGAACCGTTGGCGGTTTGTTTGGGTACTCTTCCGTAAATTCTATGGTTAACTTAAATGTTCCGTCTTCGAAGGGTGTGTCGTGTGGACCAAAAATCACAGCATTCCATatcataatattattatctGTTGGAGCACCCGAGACACCCGTAGGTGGATCCTCTTGAAGTCTGCAGGTAAGTATCAAATTAAAgtgttgtaaataaataagttaatgcatatttgtttacacaaatatactatttattgtataaattccaattgaggcgaaaataaaaaactctACCTTAACATTTGCCGACTAGGTTGCAATGTAAagctaataattattttttatcttcTTGTTGTAATTGTCTTTAGTTAATGATCTTACGAACAATGTGCTTGAAACGTAAGTCTTTAATCGTCGCAAGAGTTGACGGTCCCGTGGACACCAAATTCTGCCTATTTGTATACATATTCCGCAACACAGAAGAAACCAAAAGCAACGGTCAGACATAGAGTGATGAAAAACAATCTAAAAGTTACCTGGCCGGGATTGGCTGCGATTTAGGTCAGCTAGCGGGCGGCGCAACCCGGTTAACCGCGCCCTTCAATCGGCTTAAATCGATACACGGGCCAAGTGAAATCATCGATTAAACAAGCTAAGAAACGCGACAGTGCACTGGGAAATAAGATATGCAATATCCAAGTCTGAAgcatattttgaaatttatgaacTTGAAAGGTCAATTTTGGGCGGTAATACGAGCTATTAAAATAACTTGTTGAAAAtgttcataatttatttataggtATCCAATGATGTGTAACAGGTATTTTCTAATGAACTCTTATCAAAAACTAGACTTCTAAAATGGAGTCAGTTTCGATTCGCATTACGATTTGAATATTGCATTCCTGATGAAACATTTTCGCAAAACAGAATTTGTGTTTCTCAAACTAATCAGTCCCGAGTACTCAATAACTATACTAGATTCGGACCCCACAAAGTATAAAATTGACgatgttattttttattttagtttcgAAATTTCCACTTCGAACTCGTTCTAGCTGAGTAAGGGGTATCTGATGTATGCTGTCAGATATGCTTCTGTGCAGTTGCTCTGCCTCTTGGGGTGGTACATTGGAACTTTGCCGGGGGGCAGGAGCCCGCGCCCACGCAAACAGCCTTGACATTTGGTTTCGTATTCCTCAACTGCAATCTGCACTGCAGCGCCAACTTTCGGGATGATGAAAGTTTCGAAGCCGAATGAAATTCCAATAGGAGCGCTTCGTCTCTTTCGCGTGAGTCAACAAGGctgagtgcgagcgagagggggTAGCGGGCAGGATGCAGCTGCCGAGTCAGGCGGATAGAAACGTTAATGTTTTGCTGCGACGCAATTTCGGCAACGGCGGAAGAAGAATGTTGTTTGGTTTTCCCAATTTTCCCCTTTGTTTTCTTGCTTTTACCCCGCACCGCGcgcgaacacacacacattcagaTCAAAGTCAAGTGTCAAAGACAAGCGAATTGTTGTTTTTCGCACGAGCAAAGCAGCGAAAATAATCAaccactcacacacgcacacgcacacgagCATGGGCACATGCACACGTACATATTTTGGCTGCGCAAACTTTTCCACTACATACAGACGTGGAGCACAGTCATATATACGTGTGTCCGTGTGTTTGCTTATATGTATTGGGCAGCCCCCAGGTTTCTTTTCCCCAGCATTTTTTCGGAACGAGAAACACGTAAAACGTAAAATCCAACGGTTGTGTGTACTTTGCCATTCGCTCCTTGCCTTCCTGTTTTCCTTtgctttcgttttgtttgtaTTCTTTTCTATTCGCATTCGATTCCTTAGTTTCTTCTCACCTTTTAAAATCTCTCATAAGACGTCTGCGTGCGGGTGTTGACATTTTTCACAGCGATACTACCACTCGTGTTGTGTTGGATTTGGAACTCGGACGCCTGGGCAATGCGTTGCGTTTAGCGAACGGTAACGAtgaaattttgtaatttatttttaattgaggGCAAACTCGGGCAGCAGTGGTATAGAGCTGGAACGAAAACCGATGTTTCCCCGATACTATCACGTAGAGCTGGAGCTCAAATCAATTTCGTTGCACAGAGCTGCCACCCAGCCAGCATTGAGCGTAAATATGAGTTGCCAGAGGTTGCCAGACCATTCAAAATACGTTTCCTATTGATGTTTTTTACGAATAGGAGTTTTCGAAGTGTAAGTTTAACACTGCAGAAAACTGATCGAAGTATTTGTAAaccaaaattaatttgaacTTTAGACAACCTGGGTCCGATTGCagaaaaattttacaattgagCGACATGGCAAAAACAAGAGGTATTCCTCTAAAACAGGTGACTCAAGAAAAATAAGAATTCTATTGAATGTCTCCCTTTCTTTCGTCCTTGCTAAAAAAGCTAGTTACGTTTTatcatattaaatattagtataagcaaacataattttatGGTAGTtccaataatatttataaactgAAACTactaaaaatgaaatgaaaatcaaaacacCAGTTTTGTACCAAAGTTATGATATCTAAGAAAAGCAAGATAAAGcttgactatcagatacccgttaatcCAACTTGGATTGCGAGGAGATGAAGATTTAGAAGCCGGAAAGCGACTCTTGACCAAATCGGCCAAAAATTTTATTGTGGGCGCGGCATACCGATACAAATCTGCAagacttacatacatacatataataaagaaataatccaAACGTTTTTCAAAATCGTAATAGTTATGGGCGGCTTGTGGCCAAGCAGCTTAGCTGCTCCCGTTGATACTAAGAAACGGGTATCTGGTAGTCGGGAAACTCTCCCAACAACGATAATCAAGACATAATTTCCTTTGACGCATTCAATTTCAAATCTATTTGCGTAAATTtctaaaatttattattgaatatttaGGGACTAATTATAACAAATCGAGTGTATCACAAGCTTAGATTTAGCCTAACTACAGTTAGCAAGATTATTAGACGGGGAAAAGCTCGCTGTAGGTGAAGTTCTCAAGGATTTTGGTCGTGATGACCAGAAACTTGGCCTCCAGGGCGCGGGCAATCGGTGCGATCAAGTCGTTGGTGAAGACCTCGAAGTTTTGGTTGATCGTATCATTGATGACATCGCCCAGAACCTTGTCTCCGTTGAAGAGGTTCTCCAGCTTCAGGTTTCCCTTGCCAGTGCGGATCTTCAGGACGAACTCCTTGACATGCAGGTATTCCAGATCATTAACACTCTTAATGTCGTACTGGACGCGCACATAAGCCACAAAGTTGGTGAAGTTTCCAGTGAACGGCCCATTGCCCTTGATCGGCAGTGCCAAAATATTGCCGTTGATCTCGTAGAGCCCATCGCCATGGAGATGGGGCAGAATCAACTCGAAGTCAAAGCGTCGGTTTTGGGTGGAAGCCCGCAGCTTGGTGATCTCAAAGTTGGAGGCGCCCAGGATGTTCAGCTTCTTGGCTTTTACCGTGAGCCCGGCGGATCCATCCAGAATGCTCAGATCTCCAATGTAGAGGGGCTCTAGCGGCGGTACGTTCAGTTCCTTAATGCCCTTGGCCAGATAGGGTCGCAAGTTGTGAACACTGCTCTTCAGGCACTTCGACAGTTCGGGATCGTTGCGATGGCACACCTGGATATAGTCAGCTGAAGAACAAGCTTGATAAGTATACTGGACTATAGTGAACTGTCTTCGTTACTTACGCATATTGCC harbors:
- the Ubc6 gene encoding ubiquitin conjugating enzyme 6, isoform C; its protein translation is MSTPARRRLMRDFKRLQEDPPTGVSGAPTDNNIMIWNAVIFGPHDTPFEDGTFKLTIEFTEEYPNKPPTVRFVSKVFHPNVYADGGICLDILQNRWSPTYDVSAILTSIQSLLSDPNPNSPANSTAAQLYKENRREYEKRVKACVEQSFID
- the Jhbp3 gene encoding juvenile hormone binding protein 3, isoform B, whose protein sequence is MQFQLIVASLLICFVACISAGNMPDYIQVCHRNDPELSKCLKSSVHNLRPYLAKGIKELNVPPLEPLYIGDLSILDGSAGLTVKAKKLNILGASNFEITKLRASTQNRRFDFELILPHLHGDGLYEINGNILALPIKGNGPFTGNFTNFVAYVRVQYDIKSVNDLEYLHVKEFVLKIRTGKGNLKLENLFNGDKVLGDVINDTINQNFEVFTNDLIAPIARALEAKFLVITTKILENFTYSELFPV